In Chryseobacterium oranimense, a single window of DNA contains:
- a CDS encoding aldo/keto reductase: MEDSKNRNNSENSRRKFLQQSVIAGAGLMLAPALMSASTKDLANSEINNDKKDKMATRNLGKLKVSALGAGCMSISANYGAPAKIEEGIKTLRKAYENGVTFFDTAEVYGPYTNEKLVGEALKPFRDKVVIATKFGFEIGAPSITLNSRPEHIKKVVEASLKRLQTDHIDLLYQHRVDPNVPIEDVAGAVKDLIQQGKVLHFGLSEANTATIRKAHSVQPVSAVQTEYSFMERSVEKNGVLDLCEELGIGFVPWGPLGMGYLTGKLNAQTPFDNKLDLRSAFERFTPENLTVNMPIVNLLNRFASNKNATTSQIALAWLMAKKPFIVSITGTRNIPHLNENLGAYDVQLSASEFQELEAEFAKLTVYGGRMNAMQMTFCQ, from the coding sequence ATGGAAGACAGTAAAAATAGAAACAACAGCGAAAATTCACGTAGAAAATTTCTTCAGCAAAGTGTAATTGCCGGAGCAGGATTGATGCTTGCGCCTGCTTTGATGTCTGCATCAACAAAGGATTTAGCAAACAGTGAAATCAATAATGATAAAAAAGATAAAATGGCTACAAGGAATCTTGGAAAACTGAAAGTGTCAGCATTGGGAGCGGGTTGTATGAGTATCAGTGCTAATTATGGTGCGCCTGCAAAAATAGAAGAAGGCATCAAAACCCTCCGAAAAGCATATGAAAATGGCGTTACATTTTTTGATACTGCCGAGGTTTATGGTCCTTATACCAATGAAAAATTGGTGGGAGAAGCATTGAAACCATTTAGAGATAAAGTTGTGATTGCTACTAAATTTGGTTTTGAAATTGGTGCGCCTAGCATCACTTTAAACAGCAGACCCGAACATATTAAAAAAGTAGTTGAAGCATCTTTGAAACGTCTTCAGACCGACCATATCGATCTTTTGTACCAACACAGAGTTGACCCAAATGTACCAATTGAAGATGTTGCGGGAGCGGTGAAGGATTTAATACAACAAGGAAAAGTTTTGCATTTTGGTTTGTCTGAAGCAAATACTGCAACTATCCGCAAAGCACATTCGGTACAGCCTGTTTCCGCCGTCCAGACAGAATATTCTTTTATGGAAAGAAGCGTAGAAAAAAATGGTGTATTGGATTTATGTGAAGAATTGGGAATTGGCTTTGTGCCGTGGGGACCGCTTGGAATGGGATATTTGACAGGGAAACTAAACGCACAAACTCCTTTTGATAATAAACTGGACTTACGTTCAGCCTTCGAAAGATTTACTCCTGAAAACCTGACTGTCAATATGCCGATTGTAAATCTGCTGAATCGTTTTGCATCCAACAAAAATGCAACAACATCGCAAATTGCATTGGCTTGGTTAATGGCTAAAAAACCTTTCATTGTTTCCATTACCGGAACCAGAAATATTCCTCATTTGAATGAAAATTTAGGAGCATACGATGTTCAATTATCTGCATCAGAATTTCAGGAATTGGAAGCAGAATTTGCTAAATTGACAGTGTACGGCGGTAGAATGAATGCCATGCAAATGACTTTTTGCCAATAA
- a CDS encoding AraC family transcriptional regulator, whose product MKIYKDFVSYNKSIGLAAPLDNDIDVGYYDPPKIIVADDPVVVDFYRISIKIKYKRKSTPDIEPVSAIFFNTPDLIIEPGWDAEPNYIGMYLQLSKKIIEENRFLFKTYLDYGQHEALYLTDDEVEEVSTVFRLMMKYYESEKRNFSVLISYVNVLVSLVEAFYKRQFSTDPKQYNHIITDFQQSLIDYYNQPVKQLPNVQYFADKLGLTSNYLGDIVKHFTKKSALENIHDFVIKRAKELLIENQKMNTTEVAYELGFEYPNYFSKFFKKQVNLTPKEFRLQSMNRN is encoded by the coding sequence ATGAAAATCTATAAAGACTTTGTATCTTACAATAAATCTATTGGATTAGCCGCACCATTGGACAATGATATTGACGTGGGATATTATGATCCTCCAAAAATAATTGTAGCTGATGATCCTGTTGTTGTGGATTTTTACAGAATTTCGATTAAAATAAAATACAAGAGAAAGTCTACACCGGATATTGAGCCTGTTTCCGCCATATTTTTCAATACACCGGATTTAATTATCGAACCCGGTTGGGATGCCGAGCCAAATTACATAGGAATGTATCTACAGCTTTCCAAAAAAATCATTGAAGAAAACAGGTTTTTGTTCAAAACATATTTGGATTACGGACAGCATGAAGCATTGTATTTAACGGATGATGAGGTGGAAGAAGTGAGTACCGTTTTCAGATTAATGATGAAATATTACGAAAGCGAAAAAAGAAATTTCAGTGTTTTGATTTCATATGTAAATGTGCTGGTATCATTGGTAGAAGCATTTTACAAAAGACAATTTTCTACTGATCCGAAACAGTACAATCATATCATTACCGATTTTCAGCAAAGTTTGATTGACTATTATAATCAACCTGTAAAACAGCTTCCTAATGTGCAATATTTTGCAGATAAATTGGGTCTGACTTCTAATTATCTGGGTGATATTGTAAAACATTTTACAAAAAAATCGGCTTTGGAAAACATCCATGATTTTGTGATTAAAAGAGCCAAAGAATTATTGATAGAGAATCAAAAGATGAATACGACCGAAGTGGCTTATGAACTGGGTTTTGAATATCCGAATTACTTTTCAAAATTCTTCAAAAAGCAGGTTAATCTTACACCAAAAGAATTCCGACTGCAATCGATGAACAGAAACTAA
- a CDS encoding DEAD/DEAH box helicase has translation MELQSIYQKLQIQDMNQMQKSTYKTTENNTDVVLLSPTGSGKTLAFLFPVLRNLKKDASGIQALILVPARELALQIEQVFKSMGTDFKVSVCYGGHDKKIEVNNLIEAPAVLIGTPGRVVYHLRNSNFDPKTIQTLVLDEFDKALELGFHEDMEFITGSLKGLSQRILTSATAMDEIPAFTGLKDEKIINFLKLNEVKPDIQLRKVMTIPEEKLDTLFNLICKIGNKRTLIFCNHREAVDRISELLREKGIARETFHGGMEQDERERALLKFRNDSARILITTDLASRGLDVPEVESIVHYQLPPKEDAFIHRNGRTARMNAKGFAYLIMTEDENFPFIKSNTPEESVAGFNKVPERTPFQTIYISAGKKDKVNKVDIVGYLIKKGELQKEDIGIIEVKDTTSYVAVARNKTVAVLKKLSNEKLKGKKVKMEIAY, from the coding sequence ATGGAACTACAATCAATTTATCAGAAACTGCAGATTCAGGACATGAATCAGATGCAGAAATCCACCTATAAAACGACAGAAAACAATACAGATGTGGTTTTGCTCTCCCCTACAGGTTCAGGTAAAACGCTCGCTTTTTTATTTCCCGTTCTTCGCAACCTTAAAAAAGATGCTTCCGGAATCCAGGCTCTGATTTTAGTTCCGGCAAGAGAACTGGCATTGCAGATTGAGCAGGTTTTCAAGTCGATGGGAACGGATTTTAAGGTTTCCGTATGTTATGGCGGCCATGATAAAAAAATTGAGGTCAACAATTTAATTGAAGCTCCTGCGGTTCTCATAGGAACCCCGGGGCGCGTGGTTTATCATTTAAGAAACAGCAATTTTGATCCTAAAACCATTCAGACATTGGTTCTGGACGAATTCGACAAGGCTTTGGAACTGGGTTTTCATGAAGACATGGAATTCATTACCGGATCACTAAAAGGTCTTTCGCAGAGAATTTTAACCTCAGCAACAGCAATGGATGAAATTCCTGCATTTACAGGTCTGAAAGATGAAAAAATCATTAATTTCCTGAAATTAAATGAAGTAAAGCCGGACATCCAACTGCGAAAGGTAATGACCATTCCTGAGGAAAAACTGGATACCCTTTTTAACCTAATATGCAAAATAGGAAACAAAAGAACATTGATCTTCTGTAACCACCGCGAAGCTGTAGATCGTATTTCTGAGCTTTTAAGAGAAAAAGGAATTGCAAGAGAAACTTTCCACGGAGGAATGGAACAGGATGAAAGGGAACGTGCTCTTCTGAAATTCAGAAATGATTCCGCAAGGATTTTAATTACCACAGATCTCGCCTCCCGCGGCCTTGATGTTCCTGAAGTGGAATCTATTGTTCATTATCAGCTTCCTCCCAAAGAAGATGCCTTTATCCACAGAAACGGCCGTACCGCGAGGATGAATGCCAAAGGTTTTGCTTATCTTATCATGACTGAAGATGAAAACTTCCCGTTTATTAAAAGCAATACTCCTGAAGAAAGTGTAGCCGGCTTCAATAAAGTTCCGGAGAGAACTCCTTTTCAGACCATCTACATCAGTGCCGGGAAAAAGGATAAGGTAAATAAGGTGGATATCGTGGGTTATCTTATTAAAAAAGGAGAATTGCAAAAAGAAGACATCGGCATTATTGAAGTGAAGGATACAACTTCTTATGTGGCGGTTGCCAGAAATAAAACAGTTGCTGTTTTAAAGAAATTAAGTAATGAAAAGCTGAAGGGCAAGAAAGTGAAGATGGAAATTGCTTATTAA
- a CDS encoding PhzF family phenazine biosynthesis protein, whose product MKIKTFIADAFTDRLFKGNPAAVCILKEAIPEKNMIQIAKEFGFSESAFVIQKGPSDFSIRYFSPVTEIPLCGHATMASAKVLFSEYPDLDTLTFKTQFGHILELRNSNNQIEMVFPVHETEKSPFPDDLKNAIGIQNIINCEYNKDHNILMVEIESSKELEELSPDFATLKQIKTTISGVLVTSPSARTGYDFEYRYFWPWSGSNEDPVTGGVQSFLCKYWSLKLNKKILNAFQCSERTGSMQVELKGDQTIIRSNAVIFLAGEMNQITD is encoded by the coding sequence ATGAAAATTAAAACATTCATTGCAGATGCCTTTACCGACAGATTATTTAAAGGAAATCCCGCAGCTGTATGTATTTTAAAGGAGGCTATTCCTGAAAAAAATATGATTCAGATTGCTAAGGAATTCGGCTTTTCGGAATCGGCATTTGTCATTCAAAAAGGGCCTTCCGATTTTTCGATACGTTATTTTTCTCCGGTTACTGAAATTCCACTATGCGGACATGCTACGATGGCATCTGCGAAAGTTTTGTTTTCGGAATATCCGGATCTTGATACCTTAACATTTAAAACACAGTTTGGGCATATTCTTGAACTGAGAAACAGCAATAACCAGATCGAAATGGTTTTTCCTGTACATGAAACCGAGAAATCCCCGTTTCCTGATGATTTAAAAAATGCAATAGGAATACAAAACATCATCAATTGCGAATATAATAAGGACCACAATATCCTGATGGTGGAAATAGAAAGCAGTAAAGAGCTGGAAGAGTTAAGCCCGGATTTTGCCACATTAAAACAGATCAAAACCACAATCAGCGGAGTTCTGGTAACTTCACCGTCTGCAAGAACCGGATACGACTTTGAATACCGTTACTTCTGGCCATGGTCAGGTTCCAATGAAGATCCTGTGACAGGAGGCGTACAAAGCTTTTTATGCAAATACTGGTCTTTGAAGCTGAATAAAAAAATCCTCAACGCTTTCCAATGCTCCGAACGTACAGGAAGCATGCAGGTAGAATTAAAAGGTGATCAAACGATAATAAGAAGCAATGCGGTGATATTCTTAGCCGGTGAAATGAATCAGATAACTGATTAA
- a CDS encoding GLPGLI family protein, which yields MYYYKKLILLFLLFFSGIFFSKTYDNDSLRGSFTYLLKAKLNTQTPDYIHEELFSLLIGDKHAFFASSKSLKRDSIIEKSRVTTNNSDGSITLSLKNGISIPNTKFPYTIIQANQNIQYFQLVGMSVLSYKEQNIGSWKLVNETKVINMINCKKAEVTFKGRNWIAWYSPEIPFPYGPYKFSGLPGLIVKITDDKGDFDFELVKSIPASKLKGKLITIKKSRYTEAIETTQQKLEQALKVSRENTAAMLESYGTTIIKGQEAVRQGVKEREETLKYENSIELKKD from the coding sequence ATGTACTATTACAAAAAGCTAATTTTATTATTTCTATTATTTTTTAGTGGAATATTTTTTTCTAAAACATACGATAATGATTCTTTAAGAGGAAGTTTTACTTATTTATTAAAAGCCAAATTAAATACCCAAACACCGGACTATATTCATGAGGAACTTTTTTCATTATTGATAGGTGATAAACATGCATTTTTTGCTAGTTCTAAATCTCTTAAAAGAGATTCGATAATAGAAAAATCCAGAGTAACAACAAATAATTCCGATGGAAGTATAACTCTTAGTCTTAAAAATGGAATATCTATACCAAATACGAAATTTCCATATACAATTATACAAGCAAATCAAAATATACAGTACTTTCAATTAGTTGGTATGTCGGTACTCAGTTATAAAGAACAAAACATAGGTAGTTGGAAACTTGTGAATGAAACAAAAGTCATCAATATGATTAATTGCAAGAAAGCAGAAGTTACTTTTAAAGGTCGGAACTGGATCGCATGGTATTCTCCTGAAATTCCATTTCCTTATGGTCCATATAAATTTAGTGGATTACCAGGACTAATTGTTAAAATAACAGATGATAAAGGAGATTTTGATTTTGAACTGGTAAAATCCATACCGGCATCTAAATTAAAAGGTAAATTAATTACCATTAAAAAAAGCAGATATACAGAAGCCATAGAAACGACACAACAAAAATTAGAACAAGCATTAAAGGTTTCTAGAGAAAATACTGCTGCTATGCTAGAAAGTTATGGAACTACTATTATTAAGGGACAGGAAGCAGTACGACAAGGAGTAAAAGAAAGAGAGGAAACTCTAAAATACGAAAATTCAATAGAATTAAAAAAAGATTAG
- a CDS encoding bacteriocin-like protein, whose translation MKKFKKMTREDLKIIKGGKLPQTWIAETCCGVTATTTQDWTPQ comes from the coding sequence ATGAAAAAATTTAAAAAAATGACTCGTGAAGACCTTAAAATTATAAAAGGAGGTAAATTACCACAAACTTGGATAGCTGAAACTTGTTGTGGAGTGACTGCAACAACTACACAAGATTGGACACCACAATAA
- a CDS encoding SMP-30/gluconolactonase/LRE family protein: MKKIQSLGIIGLVFALLSCQSVNYSKMFYGGIQPEKVSDGFGFTEGPSSDKQGNVYFTDQPNDKIYYWDWKTNKIVEFLGKTGRANGTHFDKDGNLITCSDDKGEIWKISKDKKIEVILKGFQGKRLNGPNDLWNDSAGGMYFTDPLYERDYWVGFKQEIPHKSLYYRTKEGKTIKLETFVQPNGIVGSEKFKKLYISDIDAGKTYVYDILGEGKLSEKRLFCEMGSDGMTLDKHGNLYLTGKGVHIFDRHGKKIYHIPIEEDWTSNVTFGGENNDVLFITASKSVYTLPTKVKGVK, translated from the coding sequence ATGAAAAAGATACAGAGCCTGGGTATAATTGGTTTGGTTTTCGCATTATTAAGCTGCCAATCAGTAAATTATAGCAAAATGTTTTATGGAGGTATACAGCCGGAGAAAGTTTCGGATGGATTCGGTTTTACAGAGGGACCGTCTTCCGACAAACAGGGAAATGTTTATTTCACTGACCAGCCTAATGATAAAATTTACTACTGGGACTGGAAAACCAATAAAATTGTAGAGTTTTTAGGAAAAACAGGCCGGGCAAACGGAACTCATTTTGATAAGGATGGAAATCTTATTACCTGTTCTGATGATAAGGGTGAGATCTGGAAAATTTCGAAGGATAAAAAAATAGAAGTGATCCTGAAAGGTTTTCAGGGGAAAAGACTGAACGGACCCAATGATCTTTGGAATGATTCAGCCGGAGGAATGTATTTTACGGACCCTTTATATGAAAGAGATTACTGGGTAGGTTTTAAGCAGGAAATTCCTCATAAAAGCCTTTATTACAGGACAAAAGAAGGGAAAACCATTAAACTGGAAACTTTTGTGCAGCCTAACGGAATTGTAGGAAGTGAAAAGTTTAAAAAACTTTATATTTCTGATATTGATGCAGGAAAAACCTATGTGTACGATATCCTGGGAGAAGGAAAATTATCAGAGAAAAGGCTCTTCTGTGAAATGGGTTCAGACGGTATGACGCTGGATAAGCACGGAAACCTTTATTTAACCGGAAAAGGAGTGCATATTTTCGACCGCCACGGAAAGAAAATCTATCATATTCCTATCGAAGAAGACTGGACTTCCAATGTGACTTTTGGAGGAGAGAACAATGATGTCCTTTTCATTACGGCCTCAAAATCAGTCTATACTCTTCCGACCAAGGTGAAAGGAGTAAAGTAA
- the ccoG gene encoding cytochrome c oxidase accessory protein CcoG: MSAESSNDKFIETENEAFRNSVGTMDETGKRKWVFPRKPKGKYTNYRNYTSYLMLAIFFGLPFVKINGNPFLLINVIDRRFFILGQPFYLQDFFILALGAVTSVIFVMLFTVVFGRIFCGWLCPQTLFMEMVFRKIEYWIEGDRNKQMKLDRQEWDTEKIRKRVLKWSAFAFISLLIAHFMFMYIVGYEEVFRIMKEGPEANSVKFLVMLFFTMTFYFVFAWLREQVCTLVCPYGRLQGVLIDKQTINVYYDFKRGENRSKWRNNEDRKDAGKGDCIDCHQCVVVCPTGIDIRNGQQLECVNCTACIDACDEVMDKVGLPKGLIRYATEAEIENQEPFRFTSRMKATTIFLALLIGFLGFLMYDRGSMEAKFIKPAGSTFFIKDGKITNTFIYTLLNKSNEKKILTIKVMTPANAEITYFGSEKIILKGDQILKGNINITFPEEDIKFSKQNMVIGVFDEKGEMLDSFETTFEGPFKLLL; the protein is encoded by the coding sequence ATGAGTGCAGAATCAAGCAACGACAAATTTATAGAAACCGAAAATGAAGCGTTTAGAAATTCAGTAGGAACTATGGATGAAACGGGAAAGCGAAAATGGGTCTTCCCCAGAAAGCCAAAAGGAAAATATACCAACTACAGAAATTACACAAGTTATCTCATGCTGGCTATATTTTTCGGACTGCCATTTGTAAAGATCAATGGTAATCCGTTTCTCCTGATTAATGTAATAGATAGAAGGTTTTTTATCCTTGGGCAGCCTTTTTACCTCCAGGATTTCTTTATTCTTGCATTAGGGGCAGTAACTTCAGTAATCTTTGTCATGCTGTTTACAGTAGTTTTCGGGAGAATATTCTGCGGATGGCTGTGCCCCCAAACACTTTTTATGGAAATGGTATTCCGTAAAATAGAATACTGGATAGAAGGGGACAGAAACAAGCAGATGAAACTGGACAGACAGGAATGGGACACTGAAAAAATCAGAAAAAGAGTACTGAAATGGTCTGCCTTTGCCTTCATATCATTACTTATCGCCCATTTCATGTTCATGTACATTGTAGGATATGAAGAAGTATTCCGGATTATGAAGGAAGGGCCGGAAGCCAATTCGGTAAAATTCCTGGTTATGCTATTCTTTACCATGACATTTTATTTTGTCTTTGCATGGCTCCGCGAGCAGGTTTGTACATTGGTTTGTCCATACGGAAGGCTTCAGGGAGTATTGATCGACAAGCAGACCATCAATGTGTATTATGATTTCAAAAGAGGAGAAAACCGTTCGAAATGGCGGAATAATGAAGACAGAAAAGATGCAGGAAAGGGAGACTGTATCGACTGCCATCAGTGTGTGGTTGTGTGTCCTACGGGTATTGACATCAGAAACGGACAACAGCTGGAATGTGTCAACTGTACAGCCTGCATCGATGCCTGTGATGAGGTAATGGATAAAGTAGGGCTTCCTAAAGGATTAATACGCTACGCCACAGAAGCAGAAATTGAGAATCAGGAACCGTTCAGATTCACTTCAAGAATGAAGGCGACTACAATATTTCTGGCCCTGTTAATCGGATTTTTAGGATTCCTGATGTATGACCGCGGTTCCATGGAAGCTAAATTCATCAAGCCGGCAGGTTCCACATTTTTCATTAAAGACGGCAAAATCACAAACACTTTTATTTACACTCTTTTAAATAAATCCAACGAGAAAAAAATTCTTACCATCAAAGTAATGACTCCGGCCAATGCAGAAATCACCTATTTCGGTTCAGAAAAAATTATCCTGAAAGGCGATCAGATCCTGAAAGGAAATATCAATATTACTTTCCCTGAAGAAGACATTAAGTTTTCCAAGCAGAATATGGTCATTGGCGTCTTTGATGAAAAAGGAGAAATGCTGGATTCGTTTGAGACTACTTTTGAGGGTCCTTTTAAGCTTTTGTTGTGA
- a CDS encoding helix-turn-helix transcriptional regulator — MNPISVLHIELFQSGRNTSDFYFNTMKEHLVVGHRHIEKPHRHDFYAAVLFTKGKGIHEIDFQRYDVSEGSLFFLSPGQIHSWELSEDIDGYIFFCSQEFYEMHYVNQKLRNFPFFGSVSFPRKLQLDIDELEKINRLFQELGEEFHSQNFMKEGFILSLMSQIFINAGRLFSKDHDIHASSASLSYFKHYQDFESLIEQHFTGQKSISYYASLLGITPKHLNRITQSVVQKTATDIITERVVLEAKRMLMYLNESLVEIAFRLGYEEYSYFVRVFRKSSGMTPTQFMRKYKV; from the coding sequence ATGAATCCTATCTCCGTTCTTCATATTGAACTTTTCCAGTCCGGCAGGAATACTTCGGATTTTTATTTCAATACCATGAAGGAGCATCTGGTGGTGGGGCACAGGCATATTGAAAAGCCGCACCGGCATGATTTCTATGCTGCTGTTCTTTTTACCAAAGGAAAAGGTATTCACGAGATCGATTTTCAGAGGTATGATGTTTCAGAGGGAAGCCTGTTTTTCCTTTCTCCGGGACAGATTCACAGCTGGGAGCTTTCGGAAGATATTGACGGTTATATTTTCTTTTGCTCGCAGGAATTTTATGAAATGCATTATGTCAACCAGAAACTTAGAAATTTCCCGTTTTTTGGTTCTGTGTCTTTTCCCAGGAAATTACAGTTGGATATTGATGAATTAGAAAAAATAAACCGGCTGTTTCAGGAATTGGGCGAAGAGTTTCACTCTCAGAATTTTATGAAGGAAGGATTTATTCTTTCCCTGATGTCTCAGATTTTCATCAATGCAGGAAGACTGTTTTCAAAAGATCACGATATACATGCTTCTTCTGCCAGTCTTTCTTATTTTAAACATTATCAGGACTTTGAAAGTCTGATAGAACAGCATTTTACCGGCCAGAAATCAATTTCCTATTATGCATCTTTACTGGGAATTACCCCCAAACACCTCAACAGGATTACACAATCCGTTGTTCAGAAAACAGCCACCGATATCATTACCGAAAGGGTAGTGTTGGAAGCCAAAAGAATGCTGATGTACCTCAATGAAAGCCTTGTGGAAATTGCTTTCCGGCTTGGCTATGAAGAATATTCCTACTTTGTAAGAGTATTCCGGAAAAGCTCCGGAATGACTCCTACGCAGTTTATGAGAAAATACAAGGTTTAA
- a CDS encoding MerR family transcriptional regulator, whose translation MKINLPDKLYYSIGEVAKAFDVNTSLIRYWEQEFPIIKPKKNKKGNRYFTPEDIKNLQMIYHLVKEKGYTLDGARIALTTNSKISETVTLIDRLEFIKAELQKLKASLAERDSE comes from the coding sequence ATGAAAATAAATTTACCTGACAAACTGTACTATTCCATAGGAGAAGTGGCTAAAGCTTTTGATGTAAACACTTCGTTGATAAGGTATTGGGAGCAGGAATTCCCTATCATTAAACCTAAAAAAAACAAAAAAGGCAACCGCTACTTTACTCCTGAAGATATCAAGAACCTGCAGATGATCTACCATCTGGTGAAGGAAAAGGGCTATACACTGGATGGGGCAAGAATTGCCTTAACCACCAACAGTAAAATCTCTGAAACGGTAACACTCATTGACCGTCTTGAATTTATTAAAGCTGAGCTCCAAAAACTGAAAGCTTCACTGGCAGAGAGAGATTCAGAATAA